A genome region from Geobacter pickeringii includes the following:
- a CDS encoding cytochrome c biogenesis protein ResB — translation MKKFLTARITVLVLFLLLAVSLCLTLAIPQQSVGAPVPSLFPGSPFLAAVVHRAGLDHVFSTWWFLMVAGLILLSLSCSTFDQYRLARMRTVAEGRLRYAEEAPLAVAPADFRRLIRRWGYLPIGTAEGGRYVKSPWGYWGNFLLHLGLACAALFALVYVATEHRLAVRVIAGEETRLTPETAAERKGVLASRLPLPAAIRLGELEPAFWENDQLRELSSTGTFRYAGGGGEPYRIGVNDKLNYRGMIVYQKSTFGTAFYLDFTDVAGRPFKELFLLPQPPRRDRPGYADMTVGGGSYTLRGKYLADASRQSVLPRDPVLTLRLMGGGELLGEVSLKTGESGELGPLRVTLRKTAWWTEYLIEGSRGVAGIFTGFALILLGVLLTYFSVPRVVTIAGEEGDLRVAWQSARFNDFFRAERDRLFAAARGEEHA, via the coding sequence ATGAAAAAATTCCTTACCGCCAGGATCACCGTCCTCGTCCTCTTTCTGCTGCTGGCGGTCTCTCTCTGCCTCACTCTCGCCATCCCCCAGCAGAGTGTCGGGGCGCCGGTTCCCTCGCTCTTTCCGGGCTCTCCTTTCCTCGCGGCCGTGGTTCATCGCGCCGGGCTGGATCATGTTTTCTCCACCTGGTGGTTCCTCATGGTGGCGGGGCTCATCCTTTTGTCGCTCTCCTGCTCGACGTTCGACCAGTACCGCCTCGCCCGGATGAGGACCGTCGCCGAGGGGCGCCTGCGCTACGCGGAGGAGGCCCCCCTGGCCGTGGCGCCGGCCGACTTCCGCCGTCTCATCCGCCGCTGGGGCTATCTGCCGATCGGTACGGCGGAGGGGGGGCGGTATGTGAAAAGCCCCTGGGGGTACTGGGGGAACTTTCTCCTTCACCTGGGGCTTGCCTGCGCTGCCCTCTTCGCGCTGGTCTACGTGGCCACGGAGCATCGCCTGGCGGTTCGGGTCATTGCCGGAGAGGAAACCCGCCTGACGCCTGAAACGGCCGCGGAGCGAAAGGGGGTGCTGGCGAGCCGGCTTCCCCTGCCGGCGGCGATCCGCCTCGGAGAACTTGAGCCGGCCTTCTGGGAAAACGATCAGCTCCGGGAGCTTTCGTCGACGGGGACGTTCCGGTACGCAGGGGGGGGCGGGGAGCCCTACCGGATCGGGGTGAACGACAAGCTGAACTACCGCGGGATGATCGTCTACCAGAAGAGCACCTTCGGCACCGCCTTCTATCTCGACTTCACCGACGTCGCCGGGCGTCCCTTCAAAGAGCTCTTCCTCCTTCCCCAGCCGCCGCGGCGTGACCGGCCGGGATACGCGGACATGACGGTGGGAGGTGGGAGCTACACCCTGCGCGGAAAGTACCTTGCCGACGCCTCCCGCCAGAGCGTGCTCCCCCGGGATCCGGTGCTGACCCTCCGGCTGATGGGGGGAGGAGAACTTCTCGGCGAGGTGTCGCTGAAGACGGGGGAGAGCGGGGAACTGGGGCCGCTACGGGTCACGCTGCGGAAAACGGCCTGGTGGACCGAGTACCTCATTGAAGGGAGCCGGGGAGTGGCCGGCATCTTCACCGGCTTCGCGCTGATTCTGCTGGGAGTCCTGCTGACCTATTTCTCGGTGCCGCGGGTCGTCACCATTGCCGGCGAGGAGGGAGACCTCCGGGTGGCGTGGCAGTCGGCCCGATTCAACGATTTCTTCCGGGCGGAGCGGGACCGGCTCTTCGCCGCCGCCCGGGGCGAGGAGCACGCATGA